The region AGGGCAATAGCATGGTTCTATTGCAGAAGATTGTCCTGCAACAAGAGAGCTCTTTAACCTTATttcgttggccaccgtttgtAGCCTTTAATCAGCTGCTTTGCTGGACGGATCCGAGGAATTCGTCCTTGTTACGCTcataaaaaaacccaaatAGACTTTTTCATGAGTCGAAGCGCAAGTGCGTATAAATCAGAGTGACTCCGGAGGATGTCGCCTCGGTTGGAGTTAAAGGTGGAGGTCTGCTCCTGGCGATGAAACATCCCCGGCTGCCGTTGGCTTGCGTCTAATCAATTCACCGACAATTCTCTTCTCTAGGAACTCTGCAAACCCCATGCTCGAGGATACATTCGGTCATGTCATTATCGAATGTATCCCGAAGCATTCATTGGCCTACACCGGCATTGTaccgagaaaaaaataaaacaacctCGTTAGCATAGGAACATACACAACGACAATCGGGGCCGCTTTGGTTGGCGAAGGTTTATCGCAATCATTTCAACCCCTCCGCCAGCTTCCACTGATGCATTTCTTTTCTGTGTCCTTCCTAGGGTGGCCTACGCACTGGTGTTCATCGTCGGGCTGCTGGGCAACATCTCGGTCGTAATCGTCGTGAAGAAGAGCACCATGATGCGATCGCCTACGAATCGATTCATCGTCAACCTGGCATATGCTGATTTATTGGTCAATTTCCTTTGCCTCCCGTTCACGCTGATCGGCAACCTCTACCCAGGTAAGCAGCGATGTGGCCGCTAGTTTACAGAATCCCGCTCCAAGCACCCATCTAATCATCGCAAGTCCGATGGCTGCGAAGGAGCTTCTATTGAAGGGGCGGGCGCCTTCATGTTGGTTCAAGGCGAGAGGAAAGGGAACAGATTTATGGTCCTGCCGCCACTGATAACACTCAAGGGTTTTGCAGAGGGATCCGAGAGATTCCGCAAAGCATACAGGCAAAACGTTGGGCCACGGCGCAAGGCTGTGGACTAAATGTACAAGACCACACCAAGCGTTGTTCGTGGTCTAACATGGCGTGTAGCTAGTGACAGTTCCCCCCGGCTGTGACCTTTTCAGCACTTTCTCACATCATCAACCACCTCGACCGCAAGTGGTAAGGTTGAACAATTTATTGACTTTTAAATTGACAAGTGTCCCGGGTGGCCACATTTTCATCCCTTCCCTTGCGCAGCCTGTTAACAGGGCGAGGTGTGATGTGAGCAAATTCTTTGCAAGCTGATTTATGGTTCCACTACGCTCTGGTGACGATTATCCAGCTTCCTGTCCATCTCCTGCGTGACGTTTCGCATGCTTTCAGGCAAGCGCGCCAGCGCGGAACCCGGGgcgaaccggaaaccggaatcACTCACAACCCGTAGCAGAGTTTGCTATTTTTATCTCTTGCGACCCACAAAAGACCTCCTCGCAAATCCTGTGCCCTTCTTATGTACTACGCCGACGTACACATCGGAAAGCGATAGGAATTTAATGAATTTATAATCCACTTCCTCATCCAACCCACCACACAATGGAAATCGTACCAGCCGTTCCAGCAGGAAAAATCACAAGAAAGCCAACACGAAGCGCCTAGACACAACAAACGGTacattcgaaatcgaaatggcACACAGCAAGAACGAGAATGAAGTGGGTTGCCTTCATATCACGTAAATCACATTTATTCCGGTAACAATGGCAGCAATGGAAGTGACGATCGAGATATTTTTGGCCTCTTATCGGGAGGCGGTTCTGGGAAATGGAGCAGTGGAAGTGACACTTTTACATCGATTCTATGATTGAATCGAATGGCGGTGGAAGGGCGGCTCCTACATTTGTTTCACCTTCTCGGGCTGCAAGCTAACATCAAAAATCCTACGCTACATAAATAACGAACGACATCATCAAAACTGCCTACCGGTGCTCTCATTCGGCACGGCACTGCCAGAACATCCTGCCCGGGCACGCCTTCGCTGTCGTGCCCTGACCGCTGGTAGCAGGAGAACGTTTCGAGTGGCCGCTTTGATGTTTTGGCCACCCGAGTTTCCGGTGTAATGTGGTAATTCTTTTGCCACGACGCCTATGATAGCAGACTTGCTTCCGATGCTGCGCCGTAGCCTGATAAGAGAAAGTGAGCATTAATGGAAAGGATACCATCTTCAGGTGGAAGCATGTTGTTCCTTAGCATGAACGGAAACCTATAAACGCCAAGTGGCCCGTGGTGATGCACGGAACCACAGCTAAGGACAATATTTTCCTTTGTTCCACCTGGTAGGATGCTCTGTAGGTTCCGCTAGGCCGAACAAGCAAAATGCTTAGTTTTCCCTTCACGCCCCGGGGGAAAATTGGGGCTGGAAATTGTTCGCCTTCACTGCGGCCCATCAGCGTCGCCGCCCACGTGGTAtaagtggtggaaaatttggtTATTCATCCCGACCGCAGCCCTCTTGGAAGCGGCCGCTCCCACAACTGGTTGGACATATGCGGACAAGTGGAAACAGGTCGAGCGCCTTTTGTTTACGTACGAACAAGAAATAGGAAAGAAAAGCAGGTGGATGTCTTCAGTATGGTACATGCTGTGCTCTTGTTCTCATTGTTGGTTTACTCGTCAACGGAAGCTTGGATACTGGGAGTGCTCTTCTGCAAGGGTGTCTCCTATCTGCAGGGCGTTTCCGTGTCGGCATCCGTCAACACGTTGATGGCTATCTCAATCGAACGCTGCGTCGCGATATCGTTCCCCATCTCGGGCACCATCACGACAAGGTATGTGTGTTCTGGCACGCCGGCAGCAAGCGGATCACAGAACAGTTTTAAGACTTTTCTTGTCTTTTCCCCccctcttttctcttctctctttcttatcCTACCTACCAGACAGTACCGGATGATTGTGTCCATCATCTGGTTTATAGCGCTGAGCATTAACCTGCCCTGGCTTTTTGTATTTACGCTGCGTCCCATCGGCATACCGGGCAGCATAGCGGAGGTAAGTGGGTTTATCGTAAGTGCTGAACTGTTGGCAATGCTTGTCCAGGGAAAACAGGTGTTAAAAATGCTACAAAGAGCTTAGTATACCGACCGAAAGCACTAACCCTTAACGTGTTCACCGACAACGGCCATCAACCACAAACAGTGAAAGACAAAGGATGTGAATCATCGGTTTACAAAAATAGACAGATAACCAGCCAAACgtgaaaaggaacaaaaaacaacaaaaaaaataataacgtAAAACAATCCATCAGAAATGAGAACTTTGGAAACTGTTTAGCATCTAGAAACAGCCAGCTTTATCAGTGAGAAGTGTTCAGTAAGTCCTTTCTGAATTGGTTGCCCCATGAACGTCCCTATGATTTATAGAATCGTATGCTTCAGTGGATGGTGCAAACATTCATAAATTCTAACGGTAGTTTATGctaatattatttattttcatagTCGTACGATTTAAAACCAGCACAACAAATCGTTACTCTAGAGTCTagaccgagagagagtgatgaaTTACCCCGCTGTTATTATGGTTTTCTTTCTTATGTACCCGCAGATCTGCACGGAAATGTGGCCAACGCAGGCATCGGAAAGTTGGTACTTTCTGTTTGCCAATCTGTTTTTCTGCTATCTCGGACCGCTGATTGTGATATCGATCTGTTATGTCATCATATGGAAGAATGTAGCATATCGCAACCTACCACGTGAGATGATAATAAACCGCAAGAACGATGTCTTTAACCGGAGCAAGGTGAAGGTACGGAAATCAGTGAAgctgttggctgttgctgAATTCTACCCCCCGCGATCGTGTAGATATTTACACCCACTTCTTATGCTACTGCTCGCAGGTTATCAAGATGGTTTTCGTTGTAATCATCACCTTTGCCATCTCGTGGGCACCGCTGTACgccattttctgttttgtaaaATTTGCTGGCGAGTTGGTGAACGATGAAGCAGGTAAGAGATGTCCGAGAAGCAGGAATCTTACAAAAGGACATGTCTTTTGACTATTAATTATTCCCCCTTCTTTATCGGCAGTGCAATCTTTCATTCTAACCGTCCTGCCTGTGGCGCAATGGTTGGGTGCCTCGAACTCTTGCATAAACCCCATTCTGTACGCATTCATGAACCGGAAGTTCCGAGCAGGGTTCAAGAAGCTGTTCCAGAGCTGCTGCACAACAGATGAGGATGATTGGGACCTACCGACGACCGTCGGGCGCTTGGACGAAAAGGACATCTACTTGCGACGCCTGCGTTCGTTCACCAACGGAAAGCAACATCATACCATGCTCCAGTGCAGCAGACAGCCACCGTGCACAACCCTTCGATTGCCAAGGACGACCGCTTCGTCCAGCGTATCACCGAGTAGAAACGGACGGGATTGAGTCGGAGGAATAAGAGAATTGTTGAATATTTAGGATCTCATTAAAGGTCCAACTGAAAACGTGAAACGTCATGAATTTGAAACATTGGGATtatcgaaaacaaatttaCTGAATATCGTTGAGGGCCCAGGATTAACGTTCATATTTATACCAACTTTTGAAGTTGGCTCTTGTGTCGGatatattttcataaaactaaTTGTTCTATATAATGAAGAAttcgaaaataaaagaaagttTGAACTTTTCGTAAAAAAGCACAATGCATTCAGGTTCAAAAGAATTGAGAAATGCAGTAACCTTCGGACCTTTTGTTTATCGGATGCAGGTTTTGTAATTATTGTCCGGAATGTTGCAATTGTAATTGTTGCAAATATCATGATATTTTGTGAACTTTTATATTGTATCATGGAATTCGCTATGCGCGAAATATGTGGAGTGTTTGTACATATTGTTTGCGGCATCAACACTCGCTTTCAATCGAATAAATCGATTGACACACTTTTTTCGTCCATTCACCGGATAAGTCAGATCACGTTGGAAGTCCAATTGATCGTGACCCGTAATCATCAATGGTTATACATAGGGACTTACTGGTTTACGACATTCTGTAAATGAAAAGACATAAGAAAAGAAATTAGGAAGAGGCTTCAACGTATGATCATTCTGTTTCCGTTACTTACGCCTCAATTAAAGATGCTCTTAGGTTGTTGGTGACATTGGTTGGTTGCGCTTCGTTCAGCTTGAACACACTCTCCACCACGGACAGTTCGgtggacgtcgtcgtcatgccgCAGAATGCACACCAATCGTTGACCACCATCCCTGCCGCCAGCACTTCACATCCTCGGTTCACTGTGCCGGCCACGAGCGGGATCTGTAGCAGGGACGCTAGTTCGTCCAGATCCTGGCTCGGTGTTTTGGGATGCACCAGTCCACCTTGATTGCTCAACACTGAGTAAGCACCAACGAGCACGTTGTTGGCCACCGTCTGTCGGTAAACCTCCACTCCCAGCGTATCGGCGACGATCTCTTCCGTTTCCTTGTCGATATCGGGATGCACCAACGCTACATAATCGTTACAGGCAATCACATTTCCCAGCGCCGAAAGCCGTTCCTCTACGCGATGGATTTTCACGGCATCTGGAAGGGAATTGCGCAAGTGTTGCAGCTCGACGTCTGTGGTGCTGTTCGGGACGACCAGTCCGTTCTTGTTGCCAACGGACAATCGGCCAATGATGCGGCACCCAGCTATACTGGCATGCACCACAGGAATAACATCCGCGAGTTCCGATTCAAAGACGCTGGAAAAGGTAGAAGAACGGAATCAGGAAAGCCGCAAGCCGCTTGGTGCTCCACAGAATCTTGTTTATATCAACACGTGCGTCCACACATAACCTCGAAAACGAAATTGTTATGAATCATCCCGAGGGGACGCTCCGGTTGAGGACATTTCCGGCTGGATCTTCGTCGGAATCACTGGAGTTGAGGAAGGTGCGATGTTGTACGACGATTGATAAACCCATGCTCACCTGTAAAACGCTTCCGACCCGCCGATCGCCACCAAACAGTATGAGTTCGTGAGTTTGCTGAACACGCCGATATCGTCGTTATTCTCGAACTGTGCACGTAAAGCCATGATTGCCGCTAGTTGTATTTGCTATTCCCCACGAAGATCAGCTTGAAGCAGCTCTAAAAAGGATGCCGGAACGTAGTTTTACTCAAATTTATCGTCCTTCACGAGCTCGCGATCGAGTGCAACAAAAACCGCACTTCccggagcaaaacaaaccttTTGACAGTTGGCCACATAAAGGCCATATAACATCAGCCTATAGGGCGGTAGCTTATAGGGCTTATTAATGCTATCTGGTGGcttattcaaattttaatttctccgttttttgggCGAGGGCCGATCCTCTTCATACCCGTAATTTAATAACTGTTTCCGTTCCCAAACTGCCCCCAAAACACAAGAAAGAAACACTTGAGAATCTGTTGGTGTTAGAAACATTGATGGTGTGTTATATTCATGGGGAAAAGGGTCTCGCATTGCGCAAGTTACAATCGATAGAACTGGTTTCTTAGGaggtaattaaaatatttcaaagaTTGATCGTGACTCATGGCGAACGGTCGTAGGTACACTGTTTTTAGACTTCACTGTAACATTGCTGGTGAAATTATAGATTTGCTCATCCTCCTATCATTCCTATCGTCTACACGCTTattcgtaaaaaaaataaatttctcGTTATGTTATCCTGTCCGATTTGGCCAAAACCGATGCCTGCATGTAGGATACTCTAGCAGGAAATGGCTTAAAAAACGGTGTATACGATATATACGCAAGAGAGTCCGCTATTCTGAAGTATCGATCTCATGTTAAATGCACTGGAGACGTTTCCATCTGGTCATACTCTGCATCATGTTTATGCTCGTTTTACTACGTTGGAGTGGTTCACTGAGAATGCTTGGTAAAGATAGCAACAAAAAGGATACGAAACACCGGACAGTACTCCAACTCGGGGACCCCGACGATCATTCTCCATCGATCCTTGTCCTGCCGTGAATCGATTTACTTCGTCTACGTGATCTATGCATGATCATTTTGGCACTAGATTTCCATCAAACTTACATCGATGCTTGACGCTTGAAGACATTATGAGTTTGCTGCTCCTAAAACAAATAACCCTACAACAACACTTCAAGGTGAAGTAAAGCGCGTTACTATTTAGCGTTATGAACACATGGCTTAAAATTGCTAGTGGCTCGCAGTTTGCGTTTCTCTGCGGTGTGTTTTGACCTCCACATACTACGTACACTGGCGGTAGCGTTCCGCACtggtttgaatgttttccaGATAGACGGTTATCTTTGCGGTGAGGTCATTCAGCTCGGTTTCAAGGTTCTGAATTTCTCTCTCATTCGACTTGTAGACATCGTCCATAGCTGAAAAGACGGAAAACGAGGCACTTATGATTTTCTGAATCTTCAAGTACTGAAGACCAACTTACCCTGCAGAGCCGTCAGCTGCGTGTTCGTATCGACGGTAATTTTCGAGGCACGGTTCAGCAGATTCTGTGCACGTGCCCGAGCACTCTCCGTTTGGCGAGCTTGGGCGGTGAGTGATTCATTCGCCGTCTTGAAGTCGTTCTTGAGCTGAAGtaatcaaaaggaaaatgaatttatagAACAAGCTCCATTAACCAAACAAATCTACGTTAAACCACCGTACCCGAGTTGCACTTTCGTGAGCATTATTGGCCGAATCTTTGACCGTTTCTGCTTGATTATTGATGTCTTTCGCGTCTAGTTCGTTTCGAATGTTGTCTTTCTGCAGCTGTTCGAGGCGTGAGAGCAATACTAGCACAGCATTTGCGGTAACGTTAGCTCGCTTCTGTGCATCTTCCGTTTCTTTGTCAATCTGTTGGTGGAATaagatatttttaattatctgCCTCTGTATTTAATCACTTAACACGAGAGTAATACCTCTTCCAGATCGATCTTGGCCGAAGCGATATCTGCATTTGCTTGTTTGATCGATTGTCGCGCCTTCTTCTGTGCATCTTCCGCATCGTCCAACGCTTTAGTGATGTTTAGCACATCGGCTAACACCTTCTCGGCCCGTTCCCTGTTTGGAAAATAGAACAGACGAAATAGGATAAAACTGTCGCATCAGCCGCTAGCTCAGCTACTAAGCGATCAAACATACTTTTTCTCCATCGTATCGTTCCTCAGCTGCTCCACCATACGCAGATCGCTCTCGGTGTTGCGGATGATGGACTCCACGTTCACTAGATGCGACACCGCATCCTGGATTTTCTTAGCCAAATCGTCGATCTGGTCTGGGTCGAGTTGCAATGTGTAGGATAGGATTTGATCAATAAGCTCCTTCATCTCATTGGGAGAGGCGGTTGTATTGTCGATCATATCCGTTAGATTGCGGACCAGTATGTTTGCCTGATCGATCAAGAGTTTTGTCTCCTCGTGGTGGGCCTTGGTTTCGTCGTGAGTCCGCTTTGATTTCTTGTACGATTCCGATGCGTTTGCCTTCGCCAGTGACATCTATAGGGGATGATCAATAAagatatttataaatatttcaattgaGATATGTAATAGAACTAAACCCTCATGCTTACCGATCGAATGATGTCGTCGGCcagctcttccttctctttaaTGTTCTGCTCGGTCTGCTTGGCAAAGTCCAATGCCTTTTCCGACAGCGTCAATGCACCGTTCTCGCACCGCAAACCACCGCACCCATTCTTGCATcccgcaccaccacaaaacTCATCGCAAGGATCACCACGCCGGTCGCAAATGCGTTGATTCAAGTCCGGCAAATTAGCGTTCAGGCCATTCAGCTCTTCCTGGTACCGCACGAAGGCAGCCTCATTTTCCGTATGCTGCCGTTGCACGTTGGACTGGTGCGTATTGAGCAGTTGCTCCGCTTTGCGACAGTAGCTCTCCGCCCGGCCATTGGTTGCCGTTATGTTCATGTTGGTTTCGCCAAGCAAGCTCACTCGGTACCAGGCATCACGCGTCAAGTTCAGCGCACCCTCAATGTTACCTTCCTGCAGTTTGGTCGCATTGTCCCGCAAATAGTCGGCCATCTGTTTCACTTCATCCGCACGCCGGCCAAGGTTTACGATTTCAATGTTGGCCAGTTTGATGCTCGAGTCCGTTTCTTGCAGTTTTTTCTCCGAATCATCCATCGCTTGGAGCGACTCctgaagatgctgctgaatGCGATTGATTTCGCTGCCAACCGATTCGATCTCCCGATCGGAGATGGTGTTGTTTAGCAGACCCTCGATCTGGGCGATCTTCTTGGACATTGCGTCGAACTCTTTCTTGTACGCACCCGTCGCACCGAGCTTCTTGATCGATTTGGCCTCCTGAATCGTGCGCTCCGTCTTCTCGCGTAGCTCCTCCAGGATGATATCCCAGTTTTCGAAGCATTCACCACAAGGTGAGCAGTATGGCGCCTGTCCTAGATAGCCACGAGCGCACTGATCGCACTTGTAGCCTCCGATGCCCAAATTACATACACACTGGCCGGTGATGCGATCGCACTGTTGAGTCGCTGCGCCGTACACGTTACAATCGCAAGCTGTAAAAGAGATCGTCAGATAGAATCGTTTCATAAAATAAGGAATACCTTCTGATAGTGGAGCTGTTACTTACGTTTGCACTCAACATTCGGATCTCCCCAGAAGTACGCCTCACACTGATTACACTGCCGTCCACCAAAACCAGGCTTGCAACTACATTGACCATCGTACTGAAAAGGACATACACTCAAGTTATTGCAAATCTGGATCCCGTTCTGGACATGAGTCCACATTCAACTCACCGGATTACACTGCTCGTTGAGTGCACCGACCGGATCGCAATCGCAAGCTTCGCATCCTTCGCCACTCGCAATCTTCCAGTGATTCTCGATGCACTCGTCACAGTACTGTCCCTTGACGTTGCGCAAGCATGGACACTGGCCGGTGAAGCGATCACAGTGTGCGATCGTTTGGTTCGTACCGAGCAGATTGCAATCGCACGCACGACAATCCTGCCTCAACGCGTCCCCGTAGTACCCATCGCGACAGTACTCACAATGGTC is a window of Anopheles aquasalis chromosome 2, idAnoAquaMG_Q_19, whole genome shotgun sequence DNA encoding:
- the LOC126568930 gene encoding neuropeptide SIFamide receptor-like, translating into MDPAYQLRYSMLGTVLLSVAYALVFIVGLLGNISVVIVVKKSTMMRSPTNRFIVNLAYADLLVNFLCLPFTLIGNLYPAWILGVLFCKGVSYLQGVSVSASVNTLMAISIERCVAISFPISGTITTRYYRMIVSIIWFIALSINLPWLFVFTLRPIGIPGSIAEICTEMWPTQASESWYFLFANLFFCYLGPLIVISICYVIIWKNVAYRNLPREMIINRKNDVFNRSKVKVIKMVFVVIITFAISWAPLYAIFCFVKFAGELVNDEAVQSFILTVLPVAQWLGASNSCINPILYAFMNRKFRAGFKKLFQSCCTTDEDDWDLPTTVGRLDEKDIYLRRLRSFTNGKQHHTMLQCSRQPPCTTLRLPRTTASSSVSPSRNGRD
- the LOC126568931 gene encoding eukaryotic translation initiation factor 6, coding for MALRAQFENNDDIGVFSKLTNSYCLVAIGGSEAFYSVFESELADVIPVVHASIAGCRIIGRLSVGNKNGLVVPNSTTDVELQHLRNSLPDAVKIHRVEERLSALGNVIACNDYVALVHPDIDKETEEIVADTLGVEVYRQTVANNVLVGAYSVLSNQGGLVHPKTPSQDLDELASLLQIPLVAGTVNRGCEVLAAGMVVNDWCAFCGMTTTSTELSVVESVFKLNEAQPTNVTNNLRASLIEAMS